In one window of Fictibacillus phosphorivorans DNA:
- a CDS encoding ABC transporter permease, which translates to MSTEVVTQQLPSHKKKKEFALYKTWKRLIKNKMAIVGLVIIAFQLFMALAAPVIVGVDPNKQNLELSELPIGTEGHWLGTDNYGRDIWSRIVYGARISLLVGIGAVSLGLVGGVVLGLLSGYYRRLDGIIMRFVDLMFAFPGILLAMLIIAILGTSLVNVVIAISIWSIPTCARIVRGSVLSIKKQEYIIAMRSLGASDLRIMVRHVLPNCMAPIIVFATMRMATAILSTASLSFLGLGAQPPTPEWGAMIAAGQEYMWTSPHMIVIPGIAIMLVVFAFNVVGDALRDALDQGMSLDK; encoded by the coding sequence ATGTCAACGGAAGTAGTAACACAGCAGTTACCGTCACATAAGAAAAAGAAAGAATTTGCGCTTTACAAAACGTGGAAACGACTCATTAAGAATAAGATGGCTATCGTCGGTCTCGTGATCATTGCTTTTCAGCTGTTCATGGCTCTTGCGGCTCCAGTCATCGTAGGAGTGGATCCAAACAAACAGAACTTGGAACTGAGTGAACTGCCTATTGGGACAGAAGGGCATTGGCTAGGAACGGATAATTATGGACGAGATATCTGGAGCAGAATCGTATATGGAGCGAGAATCTCGTTGCTAGTAGGAATCGGTGCTGTAAGTCTTGGTTTAGTGGGCGGAGTCGTACTTGGTTTGCTATCTGGTTACTATAGAAGGCTCGACGGTATCATTATGAGATTTGTAGATTTAATGTTTGCTTTTCCTGGTATTCTGCTAGCTATGCTGATCATTGCAATCTTAGGGACAAGCCTTGTGAACGTTGTAATTGCGATTAGTATCTGGTCAATCCCGACGTGTGCGCGTATCGTCCGGGGAAGTGTTCTCTCCATTAAGAAGCAAGAGTACATTATCGCGATGCGATCACTTGGAGCAAGTGACCTTCGCATCATGGTCAGGCATGTTCTGCCAAATTGTATGGCTCCTATCATCGTGTTTGCGACGATGAGGATGGCAACTGCGATTCTATCAACGGCATCATTAAGTTTTTTAGGCTTAGGGGCACAGCCGCCAACGCCAGAATGGGGTGCGATGATTGCTGCAGGACAGGAGTACATGTGGACATCGCCTCATATGATCGTGATTCCGGGTATCGCCATCATGCTAGTTGTGTTTGCGTTTAATGTTGTCGGTGATGCGCTTCGTGACGCGTTAGATCAAGGAATGAGTTTGGACAAATAA
- a CDS encoding glutathione ABC transporter substrate-binding protein — MGKKWFASLLTVLFVLSLALVGCSSNSSSGGSAGKAEQELTYATTSKVVGLSPILTNDSVSSTVIEQIYETLFVRDKKGEIVPHLAESYENPDENTWVIKLKKNIKFHDGTPFNADSVKYTFDKLKDPKTAAPRASLLAPVSSIEVQDEHTVVLKTEKPYGPMLAALTHSNAAIVSPTADQKQDLMKDPVGTGPFTFSEKVNGDDIVLVKNKDYWQKPAKLEKLTFTVVPEVSTAISMLQTGKVQLIDGLAPELMPRLEKIKNVDIQKKEGTPVYYLAFNMEKEPMNDLKFRQAVSQAINREGYLKKLNGLGVYSNSFIGPEVFGHNESSDKGPKFDQAEAKKLVKDNGFDKKEIKILAANTSQYMNMAEVIQSQLKEAGINATIETIEWGTYLDVSKKGDFDITIAGWSNVTGDGSELLFPRLHSANIDATNLSRYKDAELDKLIDQSRSVVDQEQRKEILTKADEYVMTQLPVLPIYHGIASAAYDKSVKGFEMEPTGQWSLYGVYRE; from the coding sequence ATGGGAAAAAAGTGGTTTGCTAGTTTGCTAACGGTTCTTTTTGTATTGTCACTGGCTTTAGTGGGTTGCAGCAGCAATTCTTCATCAGGAGGAAGTGCAGGTAAAGCTGAACAAGAGCTAACCTATGCAACGACTTCAAAAGTGGTAGGTCTATCACCGATTCTAACAAATGATTCTGTATCATCTACAGTGATCGAACAGATCTATGAAACGTTATTTGTTCGAGATAAAAAAGGTGAAATCGTTCCACACCTTGCAGAATCCTATGAAAACCCAGACGAAAATACGTGGGTGATCAAGTTGAAGAAGAATATAAAATTTCACGATGGGACTCCGTTCAACGCAGATTCTGTTAAATACACGTTTGATAAATTAAAAGATCCGAAGACTGCAGCACCGCGTGCATCACTTTTAGCACCTGTATCATCCATCGAAGTTCAGGACGAGCATACGGTTGTTTTAAAAACAGAGAAGCCATATGGACCGATGCTTGCGGCTTTAACGCACTCAAATGCGGCCATCGTATCTCCAACAGCTGATCAAAAACAAGATCTCATGAAAGATCCAGTTGGAACAGGACCATTTACGTTCTCTGAAAAAGTAAACGGCGATGACATCGTACTGGTGAAGAACAAGGACTATTGGCAGAAGCCGGCTAAACTTGAAAAGCTAACGTTTACAGTCGTTCCTGAAGTATCAACGGCGATCTCTATGCTGCAGACCGGAAAAGTTCAGTTGATCGATGGACTGGCACCTGAACTGATGCCGCGTCTAGAGAAAATTAAGAACGTTGATATACAGAAAAAAGAAGGAACTCCCGTTTACTACTTGGCTTTTAACATGGAAAAAGAACCGATGAACGACTTGAAATTTAGACAAGCTGTTTCACAAGCAATCAACCGTGAAGGTTATTTAAAAAAGTTAAACGGTCTCGGAGTTTATTCAAACAGCTTCATCGGACCAGAAGTTTTTGGGCATAACGAAAGCAGTGATAAAGGACCGAAGTTTGATCAGGCAGAAGCAAAGAAACTTGTGAAAGATAACGGGTTTGACAAAAAAGAGATAAAAATACTAGCTGCTAATACGAGTCAGTACATGAACATGGCTGAAGTCATTCAGTCACAGTTAAAAGAAGCGGGGATAAACGCAACCATTGAGACGATCGAGTGGGGTACTTACCTGGATGTCTCGAAAAAAGGTGACTTTGATATTACGATCGCTGGCTGGTCGAACGTTACAGGAGATGGAAGTGAATTATTGTTCCCGCGACTTCATTCAGCAAACATTGATGCGACAAATTTAAGCCGTTATAAAGATGCTGAACTCGATAAGCTGATCGATCAATCTCGTTCTGTTGTAGATCAAGAACAGCGTAAGGAAATCTTAACAAAAGCGGATGAATATGTGATGACACAGCTGCCGGTTCTGCCGATCTACCATGGCATCGCGTCAGCCGCTTACGATAAATCTGTTAAAGGCTTTGAGATGGAACCTACAGGACAGTGGTCACTTTACGGCGTTTATAGAGAGTAG
- the aceB gene encoding malate synthase A — protein MTIETTNLQVLGDITPAYEKILTPGALLFLKSLHLHFNNTRKELLKQRKARQSEIDAGIMPTFLPETEHIRNSNWTISPLPQDLQDRRVEITGPVDRKMVINALNSGARLFMADLEDSNSPTWENTIDGQINLKDAVNRSISFDNGNGKTYTLNEKTATLIVRPRGWHLEEKHIVVDNEPMSGSLVDFGLYFYHNAKTLIENGSGPYFYLPKMESHKEARLWNDVFIYAQEQLGISRGTIKATVLIETIVAAFEMDEILYELREHSAGVNCGRWDYIFSYIKKFRNQPHVILPDRSLVTMTVPFMRSYSLLAIKTCHKRNAPAIGGMAAQIPIKNDEAANAAAFEKVRADKEREASDGHDGTWVAHPGLVPVALDVFDRIMPTPNQIDRKREDVVVTADDLVAVPEGEITEEGLRVNISVGIQYIASWLRGKGAAPINHLMEDAATAEISRAQVWQWIRHPKGILRDGRKVTFELVEELKLQEVQKLRQGMNEESFNSGRFMEAVALFDELIRDDEFQDFLTNRGYEVL, from the coding sequence GTGACGATTGAAACTACTAATCTACAAGTGTTAGGCGACATTACCCCAGCGTATGAAAAAATATTAACACCCGGTGCCCTTCTTTTCTTAAAATCATTGCATCTTCACTTTAATAACACCCGAAAAGAACTTCTGAAACAACGAAAAGCCAGGCAGAGTGAGATTGATGCTGGTATCATGCCTACCTTTTTACCGGAAACCGAACATATCCGAAACAGTAATTGGACCATCTCACCGCTTCCACAAGATCTTCAAGACCGACGAGTAGAAATTACAGGTCCTGTTGACCGCAAGATGGTGATCAACGCGCTTAACTCAGGAGCTAGGCTTTTTATGGCAGATCTCGAAGATTCCAACTCTCCTACTTGGGAGAACACGATTGATGGTCAGATCAACTTAAAGGATGCCGTTAACCGCTCCATTTCTTTTGATAATGGAAACGGAAAAACGTATACATTGAACGAAAAGACCGCCACGCTCATCGTACGTCCACGCGGCTGGCATCTTGAAGAAAAACATATCGTTGTCGACAACGAACCGATGTCTGGTAGCTTAGTAGATTTTGGCCTTTATTTTTATCACAATGCAAAGACACTGATCGAAAACGGGTCTGGACCTTACTTCTATCTTCCTAAAATGGAAAGTCATAAAGAAGCTCGCCTTTGGAACGATGTGTTTATTTACGCCCAAGAACAGCTTGGGATTTCAAGAGGCACGATTAAAGCAACTGTACTCATCGAGACCATTGTTGCAGCTTTTGAGATGGACGAAATTTTATACGAACTTCGTGAACATTCCGCAGGTGTAAACTGTGGCAGATGGGATTATATTTTCAGCTATATTAAGAAATTCCGTAATCAGCCACACGTGATTCTCCCTGACCGTTCGCTCGTTACGATGACTGTTCCGTTCATGAGATCCTACTCTCTTTTGGCAATAAAGACATGTCATAAACGAAACGCTCCTGCGATCGGTGGGATGGCGGCACAGATTCCAATCAAAAACGATGAAGCTGCAAACGCTGCTGCTTTTGAAAAAGTGCGTGCTGACAAAGAGCGCGAAGCTTCTGACGGTCATGACGGGACATGGGTTGCCCATCCGGGACTCGTGCCTGTTGCTTTGGACGTGTTCGACCGCATCATGCCAACACCTAATCAGATCGACCGAAAACGTGAAGATGTAGTCGTAACGGCTGATGATTTAGTGGCTGTACCAGAAGGCGAAATCACAGAAGAAGGTTTGCGCGTCAACATTAGTGTCGGCATCCAATACATCGCTTCTTGGCTGAGAGGTAAAGGAGCTGCACCAATCAACCATCTCATGGAAGATGCGGCTACAGCAGAAATCTCACGTGCCCAAGTATGGCAATGGATTCGACACCCGAAAGGCATTTTACGTGACGGCCGCAAAGTGACGTTCGAGCTGGTAGAGGAACTAAAGCTGCAGGAAGTTCAAAAGTTGAGACAAGGAATGAATGAGGAGTCATTCAATTCTGGTCGTTTTATGGAAGCTGTCGCGCTGTTTGATGAACTGATTCGCGATGATGAGTTTCAAGATTTCTTGACCAATCGTGGGTATGAGGTTTTGTAG
- a CDS encoding DUF2569 domain-containing protein — protein MKTQPKQKEDLKGLGGWLILVGVGLILALPYKLDAVQVGFHAIRGYEFKSLLLKYVVYGEFIFNIGLIGLNVYLLYLFFTKKKAFVKTWIFLLQISLVFAVLIDLLLLFVEEINTETPFVNSASALLAFIIWSTYAKKSWRVQNTFIN, from the coding sequence TTGAAGACACAACCAAAACAAAAAGAAGATTTGAAAGGTTTGGGAGGCTGGCTGATTCTAGTAGGAGTGGGACTCATCTTAGCTCTGCCGTATAAATTAGATGCTGTACAAGTGGGATTTCATGCAATCAGAGGTTATGAATTCAAATCATTATTATTAAAGTACGTCGTATACGGAGAGTTCATCTTTAACATCGGATTGATCGGATTGAACGTGTATCTTCTCTATCTCTTTTTTACGAAAAAAAAAGCTTTCGTGAAGACTTGGATCTTTTTGCTGCAGATTTCGTTAGTTTTTGCGGTTTTAATCGATTTGTTACTTCTCTTTGTAGAAGAAATAAACACAGAAACGCCGTTTGTAAACTCAGCCTCTGCGTTATTGGCGTTCATCATCTGGTCAACGTATGCAAAAAAATCGTGGCGTGTTCAAAATACCTTTATAAATTGA
- the yhfH gene encoding protein YhfH: MKNYLELHRNIPDKTCIECGCVIEEQHESYLYECERCMGKHER; the protein is encoded by the coding sequence ATGAAAAACTACTTGGAGCTTCACCGTAATATTCCGGACAAAACGTGTATAGAATGTGGATGTGTAATCGAAGAACAACATGAATCTTATCTTTATGAGTGCGAGCGCTGCATGGGAAAACACGAGAGGTAA
- a CDS encoding Lrp/AsnC family transcriptional regulator: MKIDDTDRKILELLTQDGRMSYAEIGKELSLSRVSVRERVNQMKKAGVIEKFSVVIDSEAAGKTVSAFFEVDCEPAYLVKVAEKLVNNPSVASCYQMTGPSTLHMHVLVEDFPSLEKFINNELYGIKGISRVESHILLRRFKSRSGLKL, from the coding sequence TTGAAAATAGATGATACAGATCGAAAAATATTAGAGCTGCTAACACAAGACGGTAGAATGTCTTATGCAGAGATCGGTAAGGAATTAAGCCTTTCCCGTGTATCTGTTCGCGAACGTGTTAATCAGATGAAAAAAGCGGGAGTAATAGAAAAGTTCAGTGTGGTGATTGACTCAGAAGCAGCAGGTAAGACCGTTTCAGCTTTCTTTGAAGTGGACTGTGAACCAGCCTATTTAGTAAAAGTAGCAGAGAAACTCGTGAATAATCCAAGTGTCGCAAGCTGCTACCAGATGACTGGGCCAAGCACATTACATATGCACGTATTGGTAGAAGATTTTCCTTCGTTAGAGAAGTTTATCAATAATGAACTGTATGGCATCAAAGGTATTTCGAGAGTAGAATCACATATTCTACTCAGAAGATTCAAGAGCCGATCAGGGCTAAAACTATAA
- the aceA gene encoding isocitrate lyase: protein MSQSRVEKLQNMWQNEERWSGVQRPYTAEEVIRLRGSIDIEHTLAKKGAEKFWDLLQNETYVNALGALTGNQAVQQAKAGLKAVYLSGWQVAADANLSGNMYPDQSLYPANSVPHVVKRINSALQRADQIQHMEGGNEVDYFLPIVADAEAGFGGQLNVFELMKGMIESGASAVHFEDQLSSEKKCGHLGGKVLLPTMTAVRNLISARLAADVMGTPTILIARTDADAADLITSDIDPVDRAFITGERTAEGFYRTNAGLDQAIARGLAYAPYADLIWCETSEPNLEQAQLFADAIHEQFPGKLLAYNCSPSFNWKKKLDDATIETFQQQLAAMGYKFQFVTLAGFHALNHSMFELAKGYKARGMGAYSELQQREFDSEIDGYTATRHQREVGTGYFDEVTQLVSGGTASTTALKGSTEEDQFQSQKA from the coding sequence ATGAGTCAATCACGTGTGGAGAAATTACAGAATATGTGGCAAAACGAAGAGCGCTGGTCAGGTGTTCAGCGTCCTTATACAGCAGAAGAGGTTATTCGCTTACGCGGGTCTATCGATATCGAGCATACCCTTGCAAAAAAGGGTGCCGAAAAATTTTGGGATCTGCTTCAGAACGAAACATATGTAAACGCTTTAGGAGCACTAACAGGCAATCAGGCAGTTCAACAAGCAAAGGCAGGTCTGAAAGCCGTATACTTAAGCGGTTGGCAGGTCGCAGCAGATGCCAACCTTTCTGGAAACATGTATCCTGACCAAAGTTTATATCCGGCAAACTCTGTGCCACACGTGGTAAAACGCATTAACTCTGCTCTTCAGCGCGCTGATCAGATTCAGCACATGGAAGGTGGAAACGAAGTGGATTATTTCCTTCCGATCGTTGCCGATGCAGAAGCAGGTTTTGGCGGACAACTGAACGTGTTCGAACTGATGAAAGGCATGATCGAATCTGGAGCGTCAGCTGTTCACTTTGAAGATCAGTTATCTTCTGAGAAAAAGTGCGGACATTTAGGTGGAAAAGTACTGCTGCCGACGATGACGGCTGTACGTAACTTGATCTCTGCTCGTCTGGCGGCAGATGTGATGGGAACGCCAACGATTCTGATCGCACGTACAGATGCTGATGCGGCTGACTTGATCACGAGTGACATCGACCCGGTCGATCGCGCTTTTATTACTGGTGAGCGAACAGCTGAAGGTTTTTACCGTACGAATGCGGGACTCGACCAAGCAATCGCACGCGGTCTTGCTTATGCTCCTTATGCTGATTTGATCTGGTGTGAAACAAGTGAACCGAACTTAGAACAAGCGCAACTTTTTGCAGATGCGATCCACGAGCAGTTTCCTGGTAAACTATTAGCCTACAACTGTTCTCCTTCTTTTAACTGGAAAAAGAAGCTAGATGACGCGACAATTGAAACGTTCCAGCAGCAGCTTGCAGCGATGGGCTATAAGTTCCAGTTCGTTACACTTGCAGGGTTCCATGCACTGAACCACAGCATGTTCGAGCTTGCAAAAGGCTACAAAGCGAGAGGCATGGGTGCTTATTCTGAGCTTCAACAAAGAGAGTTTGATAGTGAGATCGATGGCTATACCGCAACTCGCCACCAGCGTGAAGTAGGAACTGGCTATTTTGATGAAGTCACACAGCTCGTTTCAGGTGGTACCGCTTCAACAACAGCTCTTAAAGGATCTACAGAAGAAGACCAATTTCAGTCACAAAAAGCGTAG
- the nikB gene encoding nickel ABC transporter permease — MAGLIVRRIFQLVLLLIGISFIVFMSMHIAPGDPASIIGGPTATQEDVEAIRENLGLNEPLLAQYFDYLKGIFAGDLGFSYQTKQAVSEAIIDRFPNTLNLAIASIIVAIVIGVTAGIISALKHNTWFDGLSTIIALGGISIPNFWLGAILILIFAVNLQWFPVGGLTEPFWTIEGMKQLALPAITLGTGSAAMIARMSRSAMLEVIRADYVRTARAKGVRERTVIMMHCLRNAMIPVITVIGLNFGFLLGGTIITESVFAINGVGRLMIESIAARDFPMVQGSVLLVATLFVLVNLIVDIVYAFIDPRISYE; from the coding sequence ATGGCAGGTTTGATTGTAAGGCGTATTTTTCAGCTAGTGCTCTTATTAATCGGTATTTCATTCATTGTTTTTATGAGTATGCATATTGCGCCAGGTGATCCGGCAAGTATAATCGGCGGACCAACAGCGACTCAAGAAGACGTTGAAGCGATCAGAGAAAACCTTGGACTTAATGAGCCGTTGCTCGCTCAATATTTCGATTACTTAAAAGGTATTTTTGCAGGTGACTTAGGTTTCTCCTATCAGACAAAACAAGCGGTGTCAGAAGCGATTATCGATCGTTTTCCAAACACACTGAACCTTGCGATCGCAAGTATTATTGTTGCGATTGTAATCGGTGTAACGGCAGGAATCATATCAGCATTAAAGCATAACACGTGGTTTGATGGACTGAGCACCATTATTGCTCTTGGGGGAATCTCCATTCCTAACTTTTGGTTAGGTGCGATATTGATCCTAATATTCGCTGTTAACCTTCAATGGTTTCCAGTCGGGGGATTGACCGAACCGTTCTGGACCATCGAAGGAATGAAACAGCTCGCACTTCCTGCTATTACTCTTGGAACAGGATCAGCCGCAATGATCGCCAGAATGAGTCGTTCTGCGATGTTGGAAGTGATTCGAGCAGATTACGTAAGAACGGCAAGAGCGAAAGGTGTTCGTGAAAGAACAGTCATCATGATGCATTGTCTTCGAAACGCAATGATTCCAGTCATTACAGTGATCGGCTTGAATTTTGGTTTCTTACTTGGAGGCACCATCATTACAGAATCTGTTTTTGCCATCAACGGGGTTGGCAGGCTCATGATTGAGTCTATTGCAGCTCGTGATTTTCCGATGGTTCAGGGGTCGGTCCTTCTTGTAGCCACACTGTTCGTCTTAGTGAACTTAATTGTCGATATCGTATATGCCTTTATTGATCCAAGGATCAGTTACGAATAA